From Xyrauchen texanus isolate HMW12.3.18 chromosome 12, RBS_HiC_50CHRs, whole genome shotgun sequence, one genomic window encodes:
- the si:dkey-16l2.17 gene encoding serine protease 33, whose translation MLLILSGVLTCEAQVCGRPPLGKRIVGGVEASEGAWPWQVDIQMGASGHVCGGSIISRDWVLSAAHCFPYPSEVSSYRLYMGRQQLNGLNTFEIVSLVQRVVVPEGYSNPQQGRDVALVQLRSPVTWSGRIQPVCLPHSGLQFDSGTLCYVTGWGHTQEGVPLTGAGALREVQVPLVDQSSCQSMYHIQSSKSETVNILSDMICAGYMEGGKDSCQGDSGGPLVCPVGNGTWIQAGVVSFGLGCAQKNQPGVYSKVSSFAGLIRTTVPEAQLLGHSWRIESQMPLILCLYFALALFCR comes from the exons ATGCTCTTGATTTTATCAG GTGTGTTGACATGTGAGGCACAAG TGTGTGGTAGGCCTCCGCTTGGGAAACGCATCGTAGGAGGAGTTGAAGCATCTGAAGGAGCATGGCCATGGCAAGTGGACATTCAAATGGGAGCTAGTGGCCATGTTTGCGGTGGATCCATCATTTCCAGAGATTGGGTTCTTTCTGCTGCACACTGCTTTCCTTA CCCTTCAGAAGTGTCTTCATATCGTCTGTACATGGGACGTCAGCAGCTCAATGGCCTAAACACATTTGAGATTGTCAGTCTGGTGCAAAGGGTGGTAGTTCCAGAGGGGTACTCAAACCCTCAGCAGGGCAGAGATGTAGCATTAGTTCAGCTGCGCTCTCCGGTCACCTGGTCAGGCAGAATCCAGCCTGTGTGTCTACCTCATTCTGGCCTACAGTTTGACAGTGGAACCTTATGCTATGTCACAGGCTGGGGCCACACACAGGAGGGAG TCCCCCTCACTGGAGCTGGGGCTCTACGGGAAGTGCAAGTGCCCCTTGTTGACCAATCTTCCTGCCAATCAATGTACCACATTCAGTCATCTAAATCAGAAACAGTGAACATCCTATCAGACATGATCTGTGCTGGATATATGGAGGGAGGCAAAGATTCCTGTCAG GGAGACTCTGGAGGCCCTCTGGTTTGTCCTGTTGGCAATGGGACATGGATTCAGGCAGGAGTTGTAAGTTTTGGACTTGGATGTGCTCAGAAGAACCAACCAGGTGTCTATTCCAAAGTCTCAAGTTTTGCTGGCCTCATCCGCACCACAGTACCAGAAGCTCAGTTGCTGGGTCACTCTTGGAGGATTGAAAGTCAAATGCCTCTCATTCTATGTCTCTATTTTGCATTAGCGCTCTTTTGTAGATAG
- the LOC127652908 gene encoding histone acetyltransferase KAT8-like, whose protein sequence is MSGGAMSMSNSRHTNMNNSYDSCASDERMDVEIDAGHAGTDRGNSETGTRATCSSNDSGGEDDETEAADRERGASGSSTPRRGDGVVHGCGREQEVSVEIGETYLCQRGDKTWHSAEVIQSRFIEQEGREEFYVHYVGFNRRLDEWVGKARLALTKTVKDAVRKSVEEGGGGELGDQPERKITRNQKRKHDEINHVQKTYAEMDPTTAALEKEHEAITKVKYVDKIQIGNFEIDAWYFSPFPEDYGKQPKLWICEYCLKYMKYEKTFRYHLSQCQWRQPPGKEIYRRNNISVYEVDGKDHKIYCQNLCLLAKLFLDHKTLYFDVEPFIFYILTEVNKQGAHIVGYFSKEKESPDGNNVACILTLPPYQRRGYGKFLIAFSYELSKLESTVGSPEKPLSDLGKLSYRSYWSWVLLEILRDFRGTLSIKDLSQMTSITQSDIISTLQSLNMVKYWKGQHVICVTPKLVEEHLKSAQYKKPPITVDTLCLKWAPPKHKQAKFAKK, encoded by the exons ATGTCTGGCGGAGCGATGTCTATGTCCAACAGTcgtcacacaaacatgaacaatTCATACGATAGCTGCGCTTCAGATGAGCGAATGGACGTTGAAATAGACGCTGGTCATGCTGGAACAGACCGGGGAAACTCGGAGACAGGAACACGAGCAACTTGTTCATCAAATGATAGCGGCGGAGAGGATGATGAGACGGAGGCCGCGGATCGAGAAAGAGGAGCCTCGGGCTCGAGTACACCGCGTCGCGGGGATGGAGTGGTGCACGGTTGCGGCCGAGAGCAGGAGGTGTCGGTGGAAATCGGGGAGACTTACTTGTGCCAGCGAGGGGACAAAACATGGC ATTCAGCAGAGGTAATTCAGTCTAGGTTTATCGAGCAGGAGGGCAGAGAGGAGTTTTATGTCCACTATGTTGGAT TCAATAGGCGTTTGGATGAATGGGTTGGAAAGGCTCGTTTGGCACTGACAAAAACTGTAAAAGATGCAGTGAGAAAAAGTGTTGAGGAAGGAGGTGGAGGAGAGCTTGGGGACCAGCCAGAGAGAAAAATCACCCGGAACCAAAAACGTAAACATGATGAGATCAACCACGTTCAGAAG ACCTATGCAGAGATGGACCCCACCACAGCAGCCCTGGAGAAAGAGCATGAAGCG atcacaaaagtaaaatatgtggACAAGATCCAAATTGGTAACTTTGAGATTGATGCATGGTACTTCTCTCCCTTCCCTGAGGACTATGGAAAACAGCCTAAGCTTTGGATCTGTGAATACTGCCTGAAGTACATGAAGTATGAAAAGACTTTCAGATATCACCTG TCGCAGTGTCAGTGGCGTCAGCCCCCAGGCAAAGAGATTTATCGCAGAAACAATATCTCAGTGTATGAGGTGGATGGGAAGGACCATAAG ATCTACTGTCAGAATCTTTGTCTTCTGGCAAAGCTCTTTCTGGATCATAAAACACTTTACTTTGATGTGGAGCCTTTCATCTTCTATATCCTCACTGAAGTCAACAAACAGGGAGCACACATTGTGGGTTATTTCTCCAAG GAGAAAGAGTCCCCTGATGGGAACAATGTTGCTTGTATTCTCACTCTTCCTCCATACCAGCGAAGAGGATATGGAAAATTTCTAATTGCATTCA GTTATGAATTATCTAAACTGGAGAGTACAGTTGGTTCTCCAGAGAAGCCTCTGTCAGACTTGGGGAAGCTGAGTTATAGGAGTTACTGGTCATGGGTACTGCTAGAGATTCTTCGAGACTTCAGAGGGACACTGTCTATAAAAGACCTCAG TCAAATGACAAGTATCACACAGAGTGACATCATCAGTACACTACAGTCTTTGAATATGGTCAAGTACTGGAAAGGCCAGCATGTCATCTGTGTCACACCCAAACTTGTAGAGGAACATCTTAAAAGTGCCCAGTACAAGAAACCACCAATAACAG TGGACACACTTTGTCTGAAATGGGCACCACCTAAACACAAGCAAGCTAAGTTCGCCAAAAAATGA